A genomic region of Alicyclobacillus sp. SO9 contains the following coding sequences:
- a CDS encoding GH25 family lysozyme: protein MQGKNNDSAKGMDVSHWQGSIDWGQVKKSGIVFAFIKATESTNYTDVDITVNFEQSKAEGVLRGAYHFARPSASDAKAQVSHFVSVLLKQTDSGDLPPVLDLEDNGGLSPEDLGAWVDAWVEELEAQIHRTPLIYVSPYFANTYLPDKLVSTPLWIANWEVSSPADVKQWSDWTFWQYSNKGSVAGIKGPVDLDVYKGTVSALREVWGPGNSAKPGHSGGSGQSSSSPSASHPMLLYGDTGIHVKDVQILLYRAGLHPGWIDGIFGPDTLQAVRDFQHQQKISMDGIVGPVTWTHLLSQTAVGRPLLQHGSRGQQVTDLQYLLSYYGTQPGAIDGIFGPLTGAAVKRFQRNVHIGVDGIVGPNTWHSLTAKLPSEK, encoded by the coding sequence ATGCAGGGTAAGAACAATGACAGTGCGAAAGGAATGGATGTCTCTCATTGGCAGGGAAGCATCGACTGGGGACAGGTGAAAAAGTCTGGAATTGTCTTTGCGTTTATCAAAGCTACAGAGTCAACAAATTACACCGATGTGGATATTACCGTAAACTTTGAGCAGTCAAAAGCAGAAGGTGTCTTGCGAGGAGCATATCATTTTGCGCGTCCAAGCGCATCTGACGCCAAAGCGCAAGTCAGCCACTTTGTGTCTGTCCTCTTGAAACAGACAGACTCTGGTGACCTTCCGCCTGTCCTTGATTTGGAAGATAACGGCGGTTTGTCTCCAGAGGACTTGGGGGCATGGGTCGACGCCTGGGTCGAGGAACTTGAGGCACAGATTCACCGCACACCGCTCATTTATGTTTCGCCCTATTTTGCAAATACCTATCTTCCGGACAAGTTAGTGTCAACGCCCCTGTGGATTGCAAACTGGGAGGTTTCAAGTCCGGCAGATGTAAAACAGTGGAGCGACTGGACTTTCTGGCAATACTCCAACAAAGGCAGTGTTGCCGGAATCAAGGGCCCGGTCGATCTCGATGTCTACAAAGGCACAGTGTCGGCACTCCGGGAAGTGTGGGGTCCCGGTAATTCCGCAAAGCCCGGGCATAGCGGCGGCTCTGGACAGTCTTCCTCTTCCCCGAGTGCATCACACCCGATGCTGCTGTACGGTGACACCGGCATTCATGTGAAGGATGTTCAAATCCTGTTGTACCGCGCGGGATTGCATCCGGGGTGGATTGACGGAATCTTCGGCCCGGATACACTTCAAGCTGTTAGAGATTTTCAACATCAGCAAAAAATCTCTATGGACGGAATTGTGGGTCCGGTTACCTGGACTCATTTGCTGTCTCAGACTGCTGTAGGTCGTCCTCTGCTCCAGCACGGGTCCCGCGGCCAGCAAGTCACCGACCTTCAGTACCTGCTGAGCTATTATGGTACCCAACCGGGAGCTATCGATGGAATTTTCGGTCCTTTAACAGGTGCCGCGGTCAAACGGTTTCAGCGCAACGTGCACATTGGCGTCGATGGAATTGTCGGGCCCAACACATGGCACAGTCTTACGGCAAAACTGCCTTCAGAGAAATAG
- a CDS encoding polysaccharide deacetylase family protein: MKYTISALLTTALCSTLMTGCNATQPVPSTANTATNTTANIMAKTNLQPTAVEKRTAPVRPAHPPKPPLPSTVSGPLPDPYWIADPKNYEVDAHKTVNEHVPVPILEYHEVNYWPGDAATLKPGQFKQEIKWLHQEGFHTINLGQLYGAMYFGYKLPKRPVVLNFDDGYESTYLKAFPILKNYGYQGTVFMVSGFVLNKPNRAVRFPKLTASELRIMQQSGLIDIESHTVHHTNLDTVSLTRAKAELTQSSRSLQRVVHHPMKFFCYPYGGYTKSELTTVKQAGYILAVTEHEGYANARQGAVTLDRIPVLDYTTMQQFKAKLQPSLR; this comes from the coding sequence ATGAAATACACCATCTCTGCACTGTTAACTACGGCTCTGTGCTCAACCTTAATGACAGGCTGCAACGCAACACAGCCTGTACCATCCACTGCTAATACAGCGACGAACACCACAGCAAATATTATGGCAAAAACAAACCTCCAGCCAACGGCTGTAGAAAAACGCACAGCCCCGGTTCGGCCTGCGCATCCCCCAAAACCTCCGTTGCCAAGCACAGTGTCAGGTCCTTTGCCTGACCCGTACTGGATTGCCGATCCGAAGAACTACGAAGTTGATGCGCATAAAACAGTCAACGAACACGTACCCGTACCGATTCTGGAATACCACGAAGTCAACTATTGGCCGGGGGACGCAGCCACTTTAAAACCAGGACAATTCAAACAGGAAATCAAGTGGTTACATCAAGAGGGATTTCACACGATTAACCTAGGACAGCTTTACGGAGCGATGTACTTCGGATACAAATTGCCAAAACGCCCGGTTGTTTTGAATTTTGACGACGGCTATGAAAGCACATATCTGAAGGCATTCCCGATTTTAAAAAATTACGGGTACCAGGGCACGGTCTTTATGGTCAGCGGATTCGTGTTGAACAAGCCCAACCGTGCTGTTAGATTCCCCAAATTAACGGCCAGTGAATTGCGAATCATGCAGCAAAGCGGCTTGATAGATATCGAATCGCACACAGTCCACCACACAAACTTGGACACCGTTTCGCTAACACGAGCCAAGGCAGAACTGACACAAAGCAGCCGTTCTCTGCAACGAGTCGTCCATCACCCGATGAAGTTCTTCTGCTATCCCTACGGTGGCTATACAAAAAGCGAATTGACAACAGTAAAACAGGCTGGTTACATCTTAGCGGTTACGGAACATGAGGGATATGCGAATGCGCGCCAAGGTGCAGTTACGCTCGACCGTATACCAGTGCTGGACTATACAACCATGCAACAGTTCAAAGCCAAACTTCAGCCCTCACTGAGGTGA
- a CDS encoding tetratricopeptide repeat protein has product MMYKRQTILIMTVAGAAAGLVGFRMISRTHFREQNNTQQSNPSSESNGVSPSRLPGNLAAMLSPLPKQPQSDTGNTTERNTQELQKILHQRVRIQWSLNQQYLLGKSLFFQHKYDSAIKAENKVIEQSPEFYKAYNVKGIALCYSGKYQEGMSSIEKAISIAPNYDYARFNKGLALELYGHYDQALKVYHQTIPIASHNWKMWSYYGIAAIYGRRGDVADTVKYLRQAIAMDPKHVRSVARTESDFNKVRNSTQFQQLVKQR; this is encoded by the coding sequence ATGATGTATAAGCGACAGACCATTTTGATTATGACAGTTGCAGGCGCCGCAGCGGGCCTGGTCGGTTTTCGAATGATTTCAAGGACTCATTTTAGGGAACAAAACAATACTCAGCAATCGAATCCAAGCTCTGAATCAAACGGGGTGTCACCTAGCAGGCTTCCCGGCAATTTAGCAGCCATGTTGTCACCGCTGCCAAAACAACCGCAGTCTGACACAGGCAATACTACAGAGAGAAATACTCAGGAACTTCAAAAGATACTTCATCAACGTGTGCGCATTCAATGGTCCCTCAACCAACAGTATCTCCTCGGAAAGAGTCTGTTTTTCCAGCACAAGTACGACTCTGCCATCAAAGCTGAGAACAAGGTCATTGAGCAGAGTCCGGAGTTTTACAAAGCCTACAACGTCAAGGGTATTGCACTGTGTTACAGCGGGAAGTATCAGGAAGGTATGAGCAGTATTGAGAAGGCCATTTCAATTGCTCCCAACTATGATTATGCCAGGTTCAACAAAGGACTGGCCCTCGAACTCTATGGACACTATGACCAAGCCCTAAAGGTTTACCATCAAACCATCCCGATTGCTTCGCACAATTGGAAGATGTGGAGCTATTACGGCATTGCAGCAATTTACGGTCGTCGGGGAGACGTAGCTGACACAGTAAAATACCTCCGTCAAGCAATTGCAATGGACCCAAAACACGTACGGTCAGTTGCTCGAACAGAAAGTGATTTTAACAAGGTGCGAAACAGCACGCAGTTTCAACAACTTGTGAAGCAGAGATGA
- the aceA gene encoding isocitrate lyase, with protein sequence MNKLAQIELKEDWETNPRWDGITRPYSIDDVVRLRGSITIEYTLARMGAKRLWKLINTEPHIKALGALTGNQAVQQVKAGLQAIYLSGWQVAADANLSGNMYPDQSLYPSNSVPSVVKRINQALQRADQIQTIEGNHDTYWYAPIVADAEAGFGGHLNVFELTKQMIEAGAAGVHFEDQLSSEKKCGHLGGKVLVPTTTAVKNLVAARLAADVMDVPTVIVARTDANGAFLLTSNIDPADHEFMTGERTTEGFYRIRGGIDAAIARGLAYAPYADLVWCETAEPNIAEARKFAEAIHEKFPGKPLAYNCSPSFNWRKKLSEAEIATFQDELGEMGYKFQFVTLAGFHALNHSMFDLARSYKDKGMAAYSELQQREFASEQYGYTATKHQREVGTGYFDDVAQTIAGGMSSTTALTGSTEQEQFA encoded by the coding sequence ATGAACAAATTAGCACAGATAGAACTGAAAGAAGATTGGGAGACAAATCCGCGCTGGGACGGAATTACTCGTCCATACAGCATCGACGACGTCGTGAGACTCCGCGGCAGCATTACAATTGAATACACTTTGGCACGAATGGGCGCAAAGCGACTGTGGAAACTCATCAATACGGAGCCACATATCAAGGCATTGGGCGCATTGACGGGAAATCAGGCAGTCCAACAAGTAAAAGCCGGGTTGCAGGCGATTTACCTGAGCGGGTGGCAGGTCGCTGCAGATGCCAACTTGTCAGGAAACATGTATCCTGACCAGAGTTTATATCCCTCCAACAGCGTTCCGAGTGTTGTCAAGCGTATCAACCAGGCGTTGCAGCGGGCCGATCAGATTCAGACCATAGAAGGAAATCATGACACCTACTGGTACGCTCCTATCGTTGCTGATGCTGAAGCGGGTTTCGGAGGTCACTTAAACGTGTTTGAACTGACAAAACAGATGATTGAAGCCGGTGCTGCAGGGGTGCATTTTGAGGACCAACTGTCCTCTGAGAAAAAATGCGGACACCTGGGCGGCAAAGTGCTGGTGCCGACAACGACAGCGGTGAAAAACTTGGTTGCCGCGCGGTTGGCTGCGGACGTCATGGACGTTCCCACTGTAATTGTTGCCAGAACGGATGCCAATGGCGCCTTTCTTTTAACAAGTAACATTGACCCGGCAGACCACGAGTTCATGACGGGAGAACGCACGACAGAAGGGTTTTACCGGATTAGGGGGGGGATTGATGCAGCTATTGCCCGAGGTCTCGCGTACGCCCCCTACGCGGATTTAGTTTGGTGTGAAACAGCTGAACCGAATATCGCCGAAGCGCGAAAGTTTGCTGAAGCGATTCATGAGAAGTTCCCCGGCAAACCTTTGGCGTATAACTGCTCACCTTCTTTTAATTGGAGGAAGAAATTGAGTGAAGCTGAAATCGCCACATTCCAGGATGAATTAGGCGAAATGGGGTACAAGTTCCAATTTGTAACCTTGGCAGGATTCCATGCTCTAAATCACAGTATGTTTGACTTAGCCCGAAGTTACAAGGACAAGGGGATGGCTGCCTATTCTGAACTGCAGCAACGGGAGTTTGCCAGCGAACAGTATGGATACACTGCGACGAAGCACCAAAGAGAGGTCGGCACAGGGTACTTTGACGATGTGGCGCAGACAATTGCGGGGGGGATGTCGTCTACCACAGCGCTAACGGGATCGACAGAACAAGAACAGTTTGCTTAG
- the aceB gene encoding malate synthase A — translation MTSELANIEIHGRMTPEFEEILTQDALAFVSRLHRTFEARRNSILQQRKERQDGLDAGEQLDFLTETEAIRQSDWTIPTVPADLRDRRVEITGPASDRKMVINALNSGARVFMADFEDANSPTWNNSVQGQTNLRDAVRRTIRYVNESGREYVLIQDPAVLIVRPRGWHLLERNVTVDGEPVSGSLFDFGLYLYHNAKELLRRQSGPYFYLPKLESHVEARLWNDVFTYAEANLGIPFGSIRATVLIETIPAAFEMDEILYELRSHAAGLNCGRWDYIFSYIKKQRRKTESLLPDRGLVTMTTDMMHNYSLLAIKTCHRRNAHAIGGMAAQIPIKSNPVLNQEALDKVRADKEREARDGHDGTWVAHPGLVPVAMEVFDEQMPGANQLNKGLENLSISAADLLTAPKGEITESGVQTNVRVGLEYTEAWLRGFGAVPINNLMEDAATAEISRAQLWQWTHFPGVTMTDGESVTLGLVRSVIDTELAKLAASMGEKYQESRYEEAAMLLWNLVKSDELEEFLTLKGYELLT, via the coding sequence ATGACGTCGGAACTAGCGAACATTGAGATTCATGGGAGGATGACACCTGAGTTCGAGGAGATTCTTACGCAGGATGCACTGGCCTTTGTTTCCAGACTGCATCGGACTTTTGAAGCGCGCAGGAACAGCATCTTGCAGCAGAGGAAGGAGCGGCAAGATGGACTGGATGCTGGGGAGCAACTGGATTTTCTCACCGAAACGGAGGCCATTCGTCAAAGTGACTGGACGATTCCAACGGTGCCAGCGGACCTTCGTGACCGGCGGGTTGAGATTACAGGTCCGGCCAGCGACAGGAAAATGGTTATCAACGCACTGAATTCTGGCGCACGCGTATTCATGGCCGACTTTGAAGACGCAAACTCGCCAACATGGAACAATTCAGTGCAAGGGCAAACAAACCTTAGAGACGCCGTTCGTCGGACAATTCGGTATGTAAACGAAAGCGGGAGAGAGTACGTACTCATACAAGACCCAGCAGTGTTGATTGTGCGACCACGCGGATGGCATCTTCTCGAGCGAAACGTGACAGTGGACGGAGAACCTGTTTCAGGCAGTCTGTTCGATTTTGGTCTGTATTTGTACCACAATGCGAAAGAACTTTTACGCAGGCAGTCAGGCCCATACTTTTACCTTCCTAAGCTGGAGAGCCATGTGGAAGCACGTCTTTGGAACGATGTCTTCACATATGCGGAAGCAAACCTGGGTATCCCGTTCGGAAGCATTCGTGCGACTGTCCTGATTGAGACTATACCAGCGGCGTTTGAAATGGATGAGATTCTATATGAACTGCGTTCCCATGCTGCCGGGCTTAATTGCGGAAGATGGGATTACATTTTCAGTTATATCAAGAAGCAGAGAAGAAAAACGGAATCCCTTTTGCCTGATAGAGGTCTTGTCACCATGACGACGGACATGATGCACAACTATTCTTTGCTGGCCATCAAGACCTGCCACCGCAGGAACGCTCACGCAATTGGCGGGATGGCTGCACAAATTCCAATTAAGTCGAATCCTGTTTTGAACCAGGAAGCGCTGGATAAAGTGCGTGCTGATAAGGAGCGTGAGGCGCGGGATGGGCATGACGGCACATGGGTAGCACACCCTGGGCTGGTACCTGTGGCCATGGAAGTATTTGATGAACAGATGCCCGGAGCGAATCAACTGAACAAGGGATTAGAGAATCTGTCCATTTCCGCAGCAGATTTGCTGACTGCGCCAAAAGGTGAAATTACAGAGTCAGGTGTACAGACGAATGTGCGAGTTGGCTTGGAATATACAGAGGCATGGCTGCGGGGGTTCGGAGCAGTCCCCATCAATAACCTCATGGAGGATGCAGCTACTGCGGAAATATCAAGAGCCCAATTGTGGCAGTGGACGCATTTTCCTGGTGTCACAATGACAGACGGTGAAAGTGTCACGCTCGGGCTTGTACGCTCCGTCATTGACACGGAGTTAGCCAAGTTAGCCGCAAGCATGGGCGAGAAATACCAGGAGAGTCGCTATGAAGAAGCGGCAATGCTGCTGTGGAATCTAGTAAAAAGCGATGAACTGGAGGAGTTTTTGACGCTTAAGGGATACGAACTTCTTACGTGA
- a CDS encoding ABC transporter ATP-binding protein: MQQIVNLHNISWKKEGKQILQDVSWTVQNGEHWVIVGNNGSGKTSLLNLLHGYVWPSTGRATVLGHHFGQSNMQNLRESLSLVSTSVSERQKSGHPEDSALEVVISGLFSSIGVYREVDPEDIEKGYSALALFGVRQFSDRLFQSLSQGEQQRVLLARAWIRQPQLMILDEPCTGLDIKTREDLLSAVEQLGRQQNGPSLLYVTHHIEEIMPAFTHVLALKDGKVIASGDKHSVLNDETLSSLFDLPVAVSWSGDRPWIQVKS, translated from the coding sequence ATGCAGCAGATTGTAAATCTTCACAACATATCGTGGAAAAAGGAAGGAAAGCAGATTCTTCAAGACGTCTCATGGACCGTCCAAAACGGCGAACACTGGGTCATCGTTGGTAATAATGGATCCGGTAAAACCAGTCTATTGAATTTACTCCATGGCTACGTCTGGCCTTCAACAGGAAGAGCAACAGTCCTGGGACATCACTTTGGACAAAGCAATATGCAAAATTTGCGGGAATCCTTAAGCTTAGTGAGCACATCCGTGTCTGAACGACAAAAATCAGGTCACCCAGAAGACAGCGCCTTGGAAGTGGTCATCAGCGGTTTATTTTCGTCGATTGGTGTTTACCGCGAAGTCGACCCGGAAGATATTGAAAAAGGCTATTCTGCCCTCGCTTTGTTCGGTGTACGACAGTTCTCGGACAGACTCTTTCAATCCTTGTCTCAAGGGGAGCAGCAGCGTGTTTTACTTGCCAGAGCGTGGATAAGACAGCCGCAATTGATGATTTTGGACGAGCCCTGCACGGGCCTCGACATAAAGACACGAGAAGACCTGCTCAGTGCCGTAGAGCAGTTGGGACGCCAGCAAAACGGCCCCAGTCTTCTCTATGTAACCCATCACATTGAAGAAATTATGCCAGCCTTTACGCACGTATTAGCCTTAAAAGACGGAAAAGTCATCGCATCGGGTGACAAGCACAGTGTGTTAAACGATGAGACTCTAAGTTCCCTGTTTGACCTTCCTGTTGCAGTCTCCTGGTCAGGGGATAGACCCTGGATTCAAGTAAAGTCCTGA
- a CDS encoding PAS domain S-box protein, with product MIRDTLARLEKAIGELAEINSALDVASIVAITDVRGNITFANSKFCEISKYSIDELLGQNHRIINSGYHSEAFFKDMWKTIAHGEIWRGEIKNKAKDGTFYWMDTTIVPLLKEDGKPYQYVSFRIDITERKQTEETLDTLISTMPDVVVFKDAEGRWLKANRAALELLNLGEETYQGKTALELAELSTDYKGTLLELEEADSPAWQAAETMDSEQEIVHSNGRVQIFSITRVPVFQSDGKRGGMIVIGKDVTEQKQTEEFLRRSDKVALVGQLAAGIAHEIRNPLAAIKWSIQLLQMDGTETEAQSHEQYDMIMSELDRVDGIVGELLLLAKPHEVHYENMKVHQITKMVVTLMQSQARRNHVELEMRLAENLPEIRCEPNQLKQVLVNLIKNAIEAMPTGGKVEVTGDLLTDDRIRLRVKDEGCGIPQEEANRLGEPFFSTKDKGTGLGLMVSHRIIEDHQGRLDITSEVGKGTIVDVILPTATAFETAI from the coding sequence TTGATTAGAGATACGTTGGCTAGGTTAGAAAAGGCAATTGGTGAACTTGCAGAAATCAATTCTGCACTCGATGTAGCATCCATCGTAGCCATAACTGACGTCAGAGGAAATATAACATTTGCCAACTCCAAATTCTGTGAGATCTCTAAATACAGCATAGATGAACTGCTGGGACAAAACCATCGAATTATTAATTCCGGGTATCACTCCGAAGCATTTTTTAAAGATATGTGGAAAACCATTGCACATGGTGAGATATGGCGCGGAGAGATTAAAAATAAAGCTAAAGACGGTACCTTCTACTGGATGGACACGACTATCGTTCCACTATTAAAAGAAGACGGAAAACCATACCAGTACGTCTCTTTTCGAATAGATATTACCGAACGAAAGCAAACCGAAGAAACACTGGATACGCTCATTTCCACCATGCCGGACGTAGTCGTCTTTAAGGATGCAGAGGGACGATGGCTCAAAGCAAATCGGGCAGCCCTCGAATTATTGAACTTGGGTGAAGAGACTTACCAAGGGAAAACAGCTCTGGAACTGGCGGAACTGAGCACCGATTACAAAGGGACATTGCTGGAGCTTGAGGAAGCCGACAGTCCAGCGTGGCAGGCTGCGGAAACGATGGATTCGGAGCAGGAAATTGTTCACTCCAACGGTCGCGTTCAAATTTTCTCCATAACGCGAGTGCCGGTCTTTCAAAGTGACGGCAAACGCGGCGGTATGATTGTCATTGGCAAAGATGTCACAGAACAAAAGCAGACAGAGGAATTCTTGAGGCGCTCGGACAAGGTAGCTCTCGTCGGGCAGTTGGCCGCGGGTATTGCTCACGAAATTAGAAACCCTCTAGCAGCCATCAAATGGTCCATTCAGTTGTTACAAATGGACGGAACAGAAACCGAAGCCCAGAGTCACGAACAGTACGACATGATTATGTCTGAACTCGATCGGGTCGATGGAATTGTGGGTGAACTGCTCTTACTGGCGAAGCCACACGAAGTTCATTACGAGAATATGAAAGTGCATCAAATTACGAAAATGGTTGTCACCCTGATGCAGTCACAAGCACGCCGGAATCACGTCGAGTTGGAAATGCGTTTGGCAGAGAATCTGCCGGAGATTCGTTGTGAGCCAAACCAGTTAAAGCAGGTTTTGGTGAATTTGATTAAGAACGCGATTGAGGCTATGCCCACAGGCGGAAAGGTAGAAGTCACAGGTGATTTGCTGACCGATGACAGAATTCGCCTCAGAGTAAAAGATGAAGGCTGCGGGATTCCACAAGAAGAAGCCAATCGCCTTGGGGAACCCTTCTTCAGCACGAAAGACAAAGGAACCGGGCTGGGACTGATGGTTAGTCACCGTATTATTGAAGACCACCAAGGACGGCTCGATATCACCAGTGAAGTTGGAAAAGGGACCATCGTAGATGTCATTCTACCCACAGCTACGGCCTTCGAAACTGCGATTTGA
- a CDS encoding radical SAM protein, with translation MDTHTVQYKVRERTLQVYTNGQVVNFDRTGRFKMLSSRHRTVRRGLDHRMVEVTDSGEDSHSRTYKELDMRTKTGFLEDMYRIVHPSSSIGLDATTAQWLKRVQNWNPERLAQDQAQFRSIYLPVSILPPGEYQSVVVQLTEGCSYNRCVFCDFYRDRPFHIKNESELQQHLSKIRSFFAESLQDRSGVFLGDGNALVVPFARLLRAFEQIHRELGSVAVRFATFMDTFNIQRKSKAELVALRDAGLDMVYVGLESGQDEMRKFLNKPGTAEEALAAISYLKEAGLRVSPIVMAGIGDQRSRAHHLETTELLKRAPLDENDIVFVSPFIEPPNHLYSDALKARDWVPFSDTESNADAMRWMEVLRHELSAKVALYSILEHLY, from the coding sequence GTGGATACACACACTGTTCAATACAAGGTCCGCGAGAGAACGCTTCAAGTTTACACAAATGGTCAAGTCGTGAACTTTGATAGAACGGGACGGTTTAAAATGCTGTCCAGCCGTCACAGGACGGTTCGCCGCGGCCTTGACCATCGTATGGTTGAAGTTACTGACAGTGGAGAAGACAGCCACAGTCGGACATATAAGGAACTAGACATGCGGACAAAGACAGGTTTCTTGGAAGACATGTATCGGATAGTGCACCCGTCGTCATCGATTGGTCTTGACGCAACGACCGCTCAGTGGCTGAAACGGGTACAAAATTGGAATCCGGAGAGACTTGCTCAAGACCAAGCCCAATTTCGGAGCATCTACTTGCCGGTGAGCATCCTGCCTCCTGGAGAGTACCAGTCTGTTGTTGTGCAACTCACCGAGGGCTGTTCATATAATCGGTGCGTGTTTTGCGATTTTTACCGCGATCGGCCTTTTCATATCAAGAACGAGAGTGAATTGCAGCAACACCTGTCTAAAATCCGGTCGTTTTTTGCAGAGAGTCTGCAGGACAGAAGCGGAGTGTTTCTCGGGGACGGCAATGCTTTGGTGGTGCCGTTTGCACGACTGTTGAGAGCGTTTGAGCAGATACACCGCGAATTGGGGTCTGTGGCCGTTCGGTTTGCTACCTTCATGGACACTTTTAACATCCAACGCAAATCAAAAGCAGAGCTGGTTGCGCTGCGAGATGCGGGTCTCGATATGGTCTATGTCGGCTTGGAGAGCGGGCAAGACGAGATGAGAAAATTCCTAAACAAACCAGGTACGGCAGAGGAGGCATTGGCGGCCATTTCCTATTTAAAAGAGGCCGGTTTGCGTGTCAGTCCGATTGTCATGGCAGGTATAGGAGATCAGCGCAGCCGTGCGCATCACCTGGAGACGACAGAACTGCTAAAGCGAGCACCGTTAGACGAGAATGACATCGTGTTTGTTTCGCCTTTTATTGAGCCGCCGAATCATCTGTATTCAGACGCTTTGAAAGCCCGTGACTGGGTACCCTTCTCGGACACAGAATCAAATGCCGATGCCATGAGATGGATGGAAGTACTGCGTCACGAGCTTTCCGCGAAAGTTGCACTTTATTCAATTCTCGAACACTTATACTAG
- a CDS encoding MDR family oxidoreductase — protein sequence MQPDFSAVLLTQSENGRVTADVKRIPSEDLPKGDVLVSIAYSDLNYKDGLALTGKNKVVRKYPMIPGIDFAGTVEESQSPNWYPGDEVILTGWGVGERHWGGYSELARVSSQWLVPLPGGMTHRDAMAYGTAGLTAMLSVMALEQRRIAKELPVVVTGASGGVGSVAVALLAANGYEVYASTGRQEESDFLKALGAAEVIGRFDAPTRPLESERWAGAVDTVGGDTLAALLAGTTYGGTVAACGLAGGITLPTSVFPFILRGVGLQGIDSVMCPIETRKEAWKRLHDEMPQTVLERLTSEISLTEVLTVGPSILDGTVRGRTVIRVK from the coding sequence TCCATCGGAGGACTTGCCGAAAGGAGATGTGCTCGTCTCAATAGCCTATTCAGATTTAAATTACAAAGATGGCTTGGCGTTAACGGGCAAGAACAAGGTGGTAAGGAAGTATCCGATGATTCCGGGAATAGACTTTGCCGGCACCGTAGAAGAATCTCAGTCTCCAAACTGGTATCCTGGCGATGAAGTCATTTTGACCGGATGGGGGGTAGGAGAGCGTCACTGGGGTGGTTACAGTGAACTGGCACGCGTCAGCAGTCAGTGGCTTGTGCCGCTGCCAGGGGGCATGACGCACCGTGATGCCATGGCTTATGGCACGGCGGGGCTGACAGCCATGCTTTCCGTCATGGCTTTGGAACAGAGGCGGATTGCAAAAGAGTTGCCCGTCGTTGTAACAGGTGCGTCCGGCGGAGTTGGCAGTGTCGCTGTTGCTCTGCTGGCAGCCAATGGATACGAGGTATATGCGTCTACGGGAAGGCAGGAAGAGTCAGATTTTCTAAAGGCTTTAGGCGCAGCCGAGGTCATTGGTCGCTTTGATGCCCCAACGCGTCCGCTGGAATCTGAGCGATGGGCCGGAGCGGTTGATACAGTTGGAGGGGACACCTTGGCCGCACTGTTGGCAGGTACAACATACGGGGGAACGGTTGCTGCCTGTGGACTTGCCGGCGGCATCACATTGCCAACCAGTGTGTTTCCTTTTATTCTTCGGGGCGTTGGATTGCAGGGGATTGATTCCGTCATGTGTCCAATTGAAACACGTAAAGAAGCATGGAAACGACTACATGACGAAATGCCCCAAACCGTGCTGGAACGGCTGACATCGGAAATTTCTCTGACTGAAGTTCTTACTGTTGGGCCGTCCATTCTGGACGGAACCGTGCGCGGGAGAACTGTAATTCGAGTAAAATAG